A genome region from Defluviimonas aquaemixtae includes the following:
- the nthA gene encoding nitrile hydratase subunit alpha, with protein MPHDDPDHPHSLLPSEPALRVKALETILVRKGLVDPAALDAIIEIYETKVGPHLGAKVVARAWADRDFRERLLSDATPAIAELGISGRQGEHVVAVENTPEVHNMVVCTLCSCYPWPLLGIPPGWYKSDAYRARAVREPRKVLAEFGVALPEGQKVRVWDSTAEVRYLVIPMRPDGTGGLDEEALAALVTRDSMIGTGQPLRPGERS; from the coding sequence ATGCCGCACGACGATCCGGACCACCCGCATTCGCTCCTGCCGTCCGAGCCCGCGCTGCGCGTCAAGGCGCTGGAGACCATTCTCGTGCGCAAGGGCCTCGTCGATCCCGCGGCGCTGGACGCGATCATCGAGATCTACGAGACGAAGGTCGGCCCGCATCTCGGCGCGAAGGTTGTCGCGCGGGCCTGGGCGGACCGCGACTTCCGCGAACGGCTTTTGTCCGACGCGACGCCGGCGATTGCCGAACTCGGCATCTCCGGACGCCAGGGCGAGCACGTGGTCGCCGTCGAGAACACGCCAGAGGTGCACAACATGGTCGTCTGCACGCTCTGCTCCTGCTATCCGTGGCCGCTCCTCGGCATTCCGCCGGGCTGGTACAAGTCCGACGCCTACCGCGCCCGCGCCGTCCGCGAGCCGCGCAAGGTGCTGGCGGAATTCGGCGTGGCGCTGCCCGAGGGGCAGAAGGTTCGCGTCTGGGATTCAACCGCCGAGGTGCGGTACCTCGTCATCCCGATGCGGCCCGACGGAACCGGAGGGCTGGATGAGGAGGCGCTCGCCGCCCTCGTCACGCGCGATTCCATGATCGGCACCGGCCAGCCGCTCCGCCCCGGAGAGCGGTCGTGA
- the nthB gene encoding nitrile hydratase subunit beta, which yields MTRVHDMGGRYGDGPVLPEPRDAAPFAEDWHRRALALTLAAGGLGAWSIDASRRARESLPPKDYARFTYYEKWMAALADLLVDHGFVTREELASGTAASQPLSPLAVRADAIAPALAKRVPYARQGPASAFAAGDKVRARLPARNAFVPGGHTRLPAYAAGQIGRVVLAHGAHVLPDSNAHGLGEAPEPLYTVAFDAAALWGAAEREGDEVTLDLWESYLERA from the coding sequence GTGACCCGGGTCCACGACATGGGCGGCCGATACGGTGACGGGCCGGTCCTGCCGGAACCGCGGGACGCCGCGCCCTTCGCCGAGGACTGGCACAGGCGCGCGCTGGCGCTCACGCTTGCGGCAGGCGGGCTTGGCGCATGGAGCATCGACGCCTCCCGCCGCGCGCGCGAGAGCCTGCCGCCCAAAGACTACGCGCGCTTTACCTACTACGAAAAGTGGATGGCCGCGCTCGCCGACCTCCTTGTCGACCACGGCTTCGTCACACGCGAGGAACTCGCGAGCGGCACCGCCGCATCGCAGCCGCTGAGCCCGCTCGCGGTTCGTGCCGACGCGATCGCCCCTGCGCTCGCGAAGCGGGTGCCCTATGCCAGACAGGGTCCGGCATCCGCCTTCGCGGCGGGCGACAAGGTGCGCGCCCGCCTGCCCGCGCGGAACGCCTTTGTCCCCGGCGGCCATACCCGCCTGCCCGCCTATGCGGCTGGTCAGATCGGTCGCGTCGTCCTTGCCCACGGCGCGCATGTCCTGCCGGATTCGAACGCCCACGGGCTCGGCGAGGCGCCCGAGCCGCTCTATACCGTCGCCTTCGACGCCGCCGCGCTGTGGGGCGCCGCCGAACGGGAGGGCGACGAGGTCACGCTCGACCTTTGGGAAAGCTATCTGGAGCGGGCATGA
- a CDS encoding nitrile hydratase accessory protein, giving the protein MNAASVSPSAVPSCFDEPWQSDLFALTVALNEAGHLIWPDWTAAFGATLAARGRDRPLDGGADYFAAWLETLERVVAERGLADVPDLEGVRAAWERAYRETPHGRPVRL; this is encoded by the coding sequence ATGAACGCGGCTTCTGTCTCCCCGTCCGCCGTACCGTCGTGTTTCGACGAGCCCTGGCAGTCGGACCTCTTTGCGCTGACGGTCGCGCTGAACGAGGCGGGCCACCTGATCTGGCCGGACTGGACGGCGGCTTTTGGCGCGACGCTCGCCGCCCGCGGCCGGGACCGCCCGCTCGACGGCGGCGCGGACTACTTCGCGGCCTGGCTCGAGACGCTAGAACGCGTCGTCGCCGAACGCGGACTTGCCGACGTGCCCGACCTCGAGGGTGTTCGCGCCGCATGGGAGCGGGCTTATCGTGAGACGCCGCACGGTCGACCCGTCCGCCTCTAG
- a CDS encoding DUF167 domain-containing protein, with amino-acid sequence MTDISHFARPGTQIHVRVTPCAGRNAVVADEGKLRVYVISAPEGGKANSAVAKLLSKAIGVPKSRLRLVRGDTSRDKVFRIEE; translated from the coding sequence GTGACCGACATCAGCCATTTCGCCCGTCCGGGCACGCAGATCCACGTCCGCGTCACGCCGTGCGCCGGCCGCAACGCGGTCGTGGCCGATGAAGGGAAGCTGCGCGTCTACGTCATCTCCGCGCCGGAAGGCGGCAAGGCCAATTCGGCGGTAGCGAAGCTACTCTCCAAGGCGATCGGAGTGCCGAAATCGCGCCTGCGGCTCGTCCGCGGCGACACCTCGCGCGACAAGGTGTTCCGGATCGAAGAATAG
- a CDS encoding nitroreductase family protein: protein MPDPNPAAMDFFLTRRSRPAKILTAPVPDREALTPILTAAARVPDHGKLVPWRFVVLEKAALLRLATLARKRGNILGIEPERVEKGVSQFADAELVVAVIHVPRSTEKVPEIEQILSAGAVCVTLLNAALASGWGACWLTGWHVHDPDFCRKGLRLAPGEWVAGVIHLGTERHAPPDRPRPDIADITEWVST from the coding sequence ATGCCCGATCCAAACCCCGCCGCGATGGACTTCTTTCTCACCCGCCGGTCGCGGCCGGCGAAGATCCTCACGGCTCCGGTTCCCGATCGAGAAGCGCTGACCCCGATCCTCACGGCCGCCGCCCGTGTCCCCGATCACGGCAAGCTGGTGCCTTGGCGCTTTGTCGTGCTTGAAAAGGCAGCGCTTTTGCGGCTCGCCACGCTCGCCCGGAAGCGCGGCAACATCCTCGGAATCGAGCCCGAGCGCGTCGAAAAGGGCGTAAGCCAGTTCGCCGACGCCGAACTCGTCGTCGCGGTTATCCATGTGCCGCGCTCGACCGAGAAAGTGCCTGAGATAGAGCAGATACTGTCGGCCGGCGCAGTCTGCGTCACCCTTTTGAACGCCGCGCTCGCCTCAGGCTGGGGCGCCTGCTGGCTCACAGGTTGGCATGTCCACGACCCCGACTTTTGCCGAAAGGGGCTGCGCCTCGCCCCTGGCGAGTGGGTCGCGGGCGTCATTCATCTAGGCACCGAACGGCACGCGCCACCCGACCGGCCGCGTCCTGACATCGCCGACATCACGGAGTGGGTGAGCACGTGA
- a CDS encoding EI24 domain-containing protein translates to MFSDFLKALAQLSDRRFLKVVAFGIALSFALLFAVYAGFVQIVDWLTPDTLTLPWVGEVTWVQDLLGWGSILLMIGLSVFLMVPVASAFTGLFLDDVAQAVEKRHYPDLPSAPRLAWMDALIDSVNFFGVLVVVNVVALILYAFVGPFAPLMFWAVNGYLLGREYFQMAAMRRIGRQGARDLRRRFSGQIWIAGMLMAAPLSLPLVNLVIPVLGAATFTHLFHRLNAKAAT, encoded by the coding sequence ATTTTCTCGGATTTCCTGAAGGCGCTTGCGCAGCTTTCGGACCGTCGCTTCCTCAAGGTCGTGGCATTCGGGATCGCACTTTCGTTCGCGCTTCTGTTCGCCGTCTACGCAGGCTTCGTCCAGATTGTGGACTGGCTTACGCCGGATACACTGACACTGCCTTGGGTAGGCGAAGTTACCTGGGTTCAGGATCTTCTCGGTTGGGGCTCGATTCTTCTGATGATCGGTCTGTCGGTCTTCCTGATGGTTCCGGTCGCCTCGGCCTTCACCGGGCTTTTCCTCGACGACGTGGCACAGGCGGTGGAAAAGCGCCACTACCCCGATCTTCCATCCGCGCCGCGGCTGGCCTGGATGGACGCTCTCATCGACAGCGTCAACTTCTTCGGCGTGCTCGTCGTGGTGAACGTCGTCGCGCTCATCCTCTACGCCTTCGTGGGCCCGTTCGCGCCCCTTATGTTCTGGGCGGTGAACGGCTATCTACTCGGGCGCGAATACTTCCAGATGGCCGCCATGCGCCGGATTGGCCGCCAGGGCGCACGCGACCTGCGTCGCAGATTCTCCGGCCAAATCTGGATCGCGGGCATGCTGATGGCCGCGCCTCTGTCGCTTCCGCTGGTCAACTTGGTGATCCCGGTGCTGGGTGCCGCGACTTTCACCCATCTCTTCCACCGGCTGAACGCCAAAGCCGCGACGTAA
- a CDS encoding sterol desaturase family protein, protein MSAIETFLRLNGDTALYIVFFGAIAGFGLLETRIALREAGANRRRRWPVNWALTAINIMLLGALPVSSLLISDWARDDGLGLMNRLGLASYVAIPAGILAFSLQSWAVHFVMHKTPILWRIHRVHHTDTHMDVSTTVRFHPAEFLVQLPISASVILATGAPPVAVILYELADAAINVFSHSNIRLHATFDRWLSRLIVTPHLHRIHHSTRPRETESNFGATLPIWDMLFGTYRTKSPKELARQPIGLDEMQDDRAYSLWWALSLPLRGIGKAKRTRDGQQPQNPALPSDR, encoded by the coding sequence ATGTCGGCTATAGAAACCTTCCTGCGCCTCAACGGGGATACCGCGCTCTACATCGTCTTCTTCGGAGCCATCGCTGGCTTCGGCCTGCTTGAAACCCGCATCGCGCTTCGCGAAGCCGGCGCCAACCGCAGGCGGCGGTGGCCGGTGAACTGGGCGCTGACCGCGATCAACATCATGCTTCTGGGCGCCCTTCCCGTCTCGTCGCTCCTCATTTCCGATTGGGCCCGCGACGACGGGCTCGGGCTCATGAACCGGCTGGGCCTCGCTTCTTATGTCGCGATCCCGGCCGGTATCCTCGCCTTCTCCCTGCAAAGCTGGGCCGTGCATTTCGTCATGCACAAGACACCAATTCTCTGGCGCATCCACCGCGTTCACCACACGGACACGCATATGGACGTTTCCACGACCGTCCGGTTCCACCCGGCCGAATTTCTGGTGCAGTTGCCGATCAGCGCGAGCGTGATCCTCGCGACCGGCGCACCGCCCGTCGCGGTCATCCTCTATGAACTTGCCGATGCTGCGATCAATGTCTTCAGCCATTCCAACATCCGGCTGCACGCTACGTTCGACCGCTGGCTCTCGCGCCTGATCGTCACGCCGCATCTGCACCGCATCCACCATTCCACCCGTCCGCGCGAAACCGAAAGCAACTTTGGCGCGACGCTGCCAATTTGGGACATGCTCTTTGGCACATACCGTACCAAGAGCCCCAAAGAACTCGCCCGCCAGCCGATCGGTCTGGACGAGATGCAGGACGACCGCGCATATTCGCTCTGGTGGGCGCTCAGCCTGCCACTGCGCGGCATCGGAAAGGCGAAGCGGACACGTGATGGACAACAGCCACAGAACCCCGCTCTACCGTCTGATCGTTGA
- a CDS encoding MarR family winged helix-turn-helix transcriptional regulator, with product MDNSHRTPLYRLIVEIRGAFNELKSLSDEMIVDLGVTAAMRAVLEHLDRHGPATVPQIAKAKSVTRQHIQVLADLLVEKGFAKYEDNPAHQRSRLVVPTPSGDALFAEVSKREARVIARLGQSLTEEELEAAATVLQHLRDGLRKEGTPD from the coding sequence ATGGACAACAGCCACAGAACCCCGCTCTACCGTCTGATCGTTGAAATCCGCGGCGCATTCAACGAACTGAAGTCGCTATCAGACGAAATGATCGTCGATCTGGGAGTGACCGCGGCGATGCGGGCGGTTTTAGAGCATCTCGATCGCCATGGTCCTGCAACGGTGCCGCAGATCGCCAAGGCCAAGTCGGTCACGCGCCAGCATATCCAGGTCCTGGCCGATCTATTGGTAGAGAAGGGCTTCGCGAAGTATGAGGACAATCCTGCACATCAGAGATCCAGGCTCGTCGTGCCGACGCCATCGGGAGACGCTCTCTTCGCGGAGGTCAGCAAGCGCGAAGCGCGGGTGATCGCGCGGCTCGGGCAGTCCCTTACCGAGGAAGAGTTGGAAGCGGCTGCCACCGTGCTGCAGCATCTGAGAGACGGCCTTCGCAAGGAAGGAACGCCGGACTGA
- a CDS encoding CarD family transcriptional regulator: MSKTKKTDFRPNDFVVYPAHGVGKIMAVEEQEIAGLKLELFVISFEKDKMTLRVPTHKAQEIGMRQLASPDLVTKALETLKGKAKVKRAMWSRRAQEYEQKINSGDLMAIAEVVRDLHRTDDQREQSYSERQLYEAALERLTREVAAVGGTDEAGAQKKVDDVLLSRAA; the protein is encoded by the coding sequence ATGAGCAAAACAAAGAAAACTGATTTCCGTCCGAATGACTTCGTGGTCTATCCCGCTCATGGCGTGGGTAAGATCATGGCCGTCGAGGAACAGGAAATTGCCGGGCTTAAGCTCGAACTTTTCGTGATTTCGTTCGAGAAGGACAAGATGACTCTGCGCGTGCCGACGCACAAGGCACAAGAGATCGGCATGCGGCAGCTGGCCTCTCCGGATCTCGTCACGAAGGCACTCGAGACGCTCAAGGGCAAGGCCAAGGTCAAGCGCGCCATGTGGTCGCGTCGGGCTCAGGAATACGAGCAGAAGATCAACTCGGGCGACCTGATGGCGATCGCCGAAGTGGTGCGCGATCTGCACCGCACTGACGATCAGCGCGAGCAGTCCTATTCTGAGCGTCAGCTTTACGAGGCTGCGCTCGAACGGCTGACGCGCGAGGTCGCTGCCGTCGGTGGTACCGACGAGGCTGGCGCTCAGAAAAAAGTCGACGACGTTCTATTGTCGCGCGCTGCCTGA
- the fdxA gene encoding ferredoxin FdxA, giving the protein MTYVVTDNCIACKYTDCVEVCPVDCFYEGENMLVIHPDECIDCGVCEPECPADAIRPDTEPDLEKWVEFNRKYSEMWPVITQRKDPLPDAETRDGETGKLDKYFSETPGEGD; this is encoded by the coding sequence ATGACTTACGTCGTCACCGACAACTGCATCGCCTGCAAGTACACCGACTGCGTTGAGGTCTGTCCGGTCGACTGCTTCTACGAGGGCGAGAATATGCTGGTGATTCACCCCGACGAGTGCATCGACTGCGGGGTGTGCGAGCCGGAATGCCCGGCCGACGCGATCAGGCCCGATACCGAGCCCGATCTGGAGAAGTGGGTGGAGTTCAACCGGAAGTATTCCGAGATGTGGCCGGTGATCACGCAGCGGAAGGATCCGCTGCCCGACGCAGAAACGCGCGACGGAGAAACCGGCAAGCTCGACAAGTATTTCTCGGAAACGCCTGGCGAAGGCGACTGA
- a CDS encoding RNA-binding S4 domain-containing protein, translating to MADADRIRIDKWLWQARFCKTRSLAAGTVASGRVRINGERSVKPGRAIGPGDVLTLGLGGGVRVVRVLHCGSRRGPAPEAQTLYEEVSQADNVPDLPVREE from the coding sequence GTGGCCGACGCCGACCGCATACGGATCGACAAGTGGCTCTGGCAGGCCAGGTTCTGCAAGACACGAAGCCTCGCTGCGGGGACGGTGGCGTCGGGCCGGGTGCGGATCAATGGCGAACGCAGTGTAAAGCCGGGCCGCGCGATCGGCCCGGGCGACGTTCTGACTCTCGGTCTCGGGGGCGGCGTGCGGGTGGTAAGAGTCCTGCACTGCGGCTCGCGGCGCGGTCCGGCGCCCGAGGCGCAGACGCTTTACGAGGAGGTGTCGCAAGCCGACAACGTGCCGGACTTGCCTGTCCGCGAAGAATGA
- a CDS encoding helicase-related protein: MASEARITAVLGPTNTGKTHYAIERMLAHRTGVIGLPLRLLAREVYDRIVTARGPSVAGLITGEERIIGARAQYWVCTVEAMPTDIGCDFLAVDEIQLCADPERGHVFTDRLLNARGLQETLFLGSDTMRGAVAALVPKVQFMKRERFSTLSYAGSKKLSRMPGRSAIVGFSVENVYAIAELIRRQKGGAAVVMGALSPRTRNAQVAMYQNGDVDYLVATDAIGMGLNLDIGHVGFSATSKFDGHRMRTLFPHELAQIAGRAGRHMAPGTFGVTGEAAPLADEVVESIENHRFSPIQRLNWRSTDLEFASVDRLIASLEAAPSGEWLARGREADDVRALKSLADLPAIRDRAHNPRELRLLWDVCRIPDFQGISPQEHANLLQRIFGFLQGPGHVPDDWLSAQIRRIDKAQGDIDTLSKRLAYIRTWTYVAQRSGWVTDESHWREETRAVEDRLSDALHGALTQRFVDRRTSVLLRRLKQKEGLVADVNDKGEVTVEGEFAGRLEGFRFHLDGSATPDAAKTLKQAAYEALKPEFHLRADRFYNAPDTELDFTEQGGLMWGAEAVGKLVKGADVLKPQIEAFVDEEAGFDVSEKVRRRLQHFIDRKIATLFEPLMNLSRDETLEGLARGFAFRLVEALGVLTRESVAHEVKALDQDMRGTLRKHGVRFGQHTIFLPALLKPAPTRLRLVLWSLAEGLDEFPESPPPGLVTVPNLPDVPKGYYTLSGYHPAGSRAIRIDMLERLADLLRAQDSRAGFETNPDMLSITGMTLEQFADLMKGLGYKAEVGEREKVRAEPVAQPTPEGETSNPITEEEAALQTVTETEVYYTFTWAPRPRGDRAPRARHGGPGGERRGGKPERGGKPHKGKSGPKGKREEFESRSPKKDRIDPDNPFAAALMGLRDKI, from the coding sequence ATGGCGTCGGAGGCGAGGATCACCGCGGTCCTCGGTCCGACGAACACCGGCAAAACCCACTACGCGATCGAGCGCATGCTCGCCCACCGCACGGGCGTGATCGGCCTGCCGTTGCGGCTATTGGCGCGCGAGGTCTATGACCGGATCGTCACGGCGCGCGGGCCCTCCGTCGCCGGGCTGATCACGGGCGAGGAACGCATCATCGGTGCGCGCGCCCAGTACTGGGTCTGCACGGTCGAAGCGATGCCGACGGACATCGGCTGCGATTTCCTTGCAGTCGACGAAATCCAGCTTTGCGCCGATCCGGAGCGTGGGCACGTGTTCACCGACCGGCTGCTGAACGCGCGCGGCCTGCAAGAGACGCTGTTCCTTGGCTCGGACACGATGCGCGGCGCAGTCGCCGCCTTGGTGCCCAAGGTCCAGTTCATGAAGCGCGAGCGGTTCTCGACGCTCTCCTATGCGGGTTCGAAAAAGTTAAGTCGCATGCCCGGACGCAGCGCAATAGTCGGCTTCTCGGTCGAGAATGTGTATGCGATCGCCGAGCTGATCCGTCGTCAGAAAGGTGGCGCAGCGGTCGTCATGGGCGCACTTAGCCCACGCACCCGGAACGCACAGGTCGCGATGTACCAAAACGGCGACGTGGACTATCTCGTCGCAACGGATGCGATCGGTATGGGGCTCAACCTTGATATTGGCCATGTAGGTTTTTCTGCGACGTCTAAGTTCGACGGTCACCGGATGCGCACGCTCTTTCCGCACGAGCTTGCCCAGATCGCGGGGCGCGCAGGACGCCACATGGCGCCGGGTACGTTCGGCGTGACCGGCGAAGCCGCGCCGCTTGCCGACGAAGTCGTGGAGTCCATCGAGAACCATCGGTTCAGCCCCATCCAGCGGCTGAACTGGCGTTCGACCGATCTCGAATTCGCTTCGGTCGACCGGCTGATCGCGTCTCTGGAAGCTGCGCCAAGCGGCGAATGGCTGGCGCGGGGGCGCGAGGCGGACGACGTGCGAGCTCTCAAGTCGTTGGCCGATCTGCCGGCGATCCGCGACCGCGCCCATAACCCGCGTGAGCTACGTCTTTTGTGGGACGTCTGCCGCATCCCCGATTTCCAGGGCATCTCGCCGCAGGAACACGCCAACCTGCTGCAGCGTATCTTCGGGTTCCTTCAGGGACCCGGCCATGTTCCGGACGACTGGTTGTCGGCGCAGATCCGCCGCATCGACAAGGCACAGGGCGACATCGACACATTGTCGAAACGCTTGGCATACATCCGCACATGGACGTATGTCGCCCAGCGTTCTGGCTGGGTCACTGATGAATCCCATTGGCGGGAGGAGACGCGCGCGGTAGAAGACCGCCTGTCGGATGCGCTCCATGGCGCGCTGACGCAGCGATTTGTGGACCGGCGGACAAGTGTCCTGCTTCGCCGGCTCAAACAGAAGGAGGGCCTGGTGGCCGACGTGAACGACAAGGGCGAAGTGACGGTCGAGGGCGAATTTGCCGGCCGTCTGGAAGGATTCCGCTTCCATCTGGATGGATCGGCGACGCCCGATGCCGCGAAGACGCTGAAGCAGGCCGCCTACGAGGCGCTGAAGCCCGAATTCCACCTGCGCGCCGACCGTTTCTACAACGCGCCGGATACCGAGCTCGATTTCACCGAGCAGGGCGGACTGATGTGGGGCGCGGAAGCGGTGGGCAAGCTCGTGAAGGGCGCTGATGTGCTCAAGCCCCAGATCGAGGCGTTCGTCGACGAGGAGGCGGGCTTTGACGTTTCCGAAAAGGTGCGCCGGCGCCTGCAGCACTTCATTGACCGCAAGATCGCAACGCTCTTCGAGCCGCTAATGAACCTCAGCAGGGACGAGACGCTCGAGGGTTTGGCCCGCGGCTTCGCCTTTCGGCTGGTGGAGGCATTGGGTGTTCTCACGCGCGAGAGTGTCGCCCACGAGGTCAAGGCGCTCGATCAGGACATGCGCGGGACGCTTAGAAAGCACGGCGTGCGCTTCGGCCAGCACACGATCTTTCTGCCCGCTCTCCTTAAACCCGCGCCGACGCGGCTGCGCCTCGTGCTGTGGTCGCTTGCCGAAGGGCTCGACGAGTTCCCCGAAAGCCCGCCGCCGGGCCTCGTGACTGTGCCGAATCTTCCGGACGTGCCCAAAGGCTATTACACACTTTCGGGCTATCATCCCGCTGGCAGCCGCGCGATCCGCATCGACATGCTGGAACGGCTGGCCGACCTCCTGCGCGCCCAAGACAGCCGCGCCGGCTTCGAAACCAATCCCGACATGCTTTCGATCACCGGCATGACGCTCGAGCAGTTCGCCGACCTGATGAAAGGGCTCGGCTACAAGGCCGAGGTAGGCGAGCGCGAGAAAGTACGTGCCGAACCCGTGGCGCAGCCGACACCAGAGGGCGAAACGTCGAACCCGATTACCGAGGAAGAAGCCGCGCTTCAGACCGTGACCGAGACCGAGGTCTATTACACGTTCACCTGGGCTCCCCGACCGCGAGGCGACCGCGCCCCGAGGGCCAGGCACGGCGGGCCGGGGGGCGAGCGACGCGGCGGCAAGCCCGAGCGTGGCGGAAAGCCGCACAAGGGCAAGTCCGGGCCGAAAGGCAAGCGCGAGGAGTTCGAAAGCCGTTCGCCGAAAAAAGATCGCATCGACCCCGACAATCCCTTTGCCGCGGCGCTGATGGGCCTGCGCGACAAGATTTGA
- a CDS encoding tetratricopeptide repeat protein: MDLLLKRGREAMEAGNLQAAIEHFTALTDHAPHFAEGWNARATAYYLDGEFGPSIADIQRTLALNDHHFGALSGLGMMLEELGRDDDALEIYRAARAIHPHLPNVIEAIQRLERKTAGTEL, from the coding sequence ATGGACCTGCTGCTGAAGCGCGGGCGCGAGGCGATGGAAGCGGGCAACCTGCAAGCTGCGATCGAACATTTCACGGCGCTGACCGATCACGCACCCCACTTCGCGGAGGGCTGGAACGCGCGCGCGACTGCCTACTATCTGGACGGCGAGTTCGGCCCATCGATCGCTGACATCCAGCGCACGCTCGCGCTTAACGACCATCATTTCGGCGCTCTTTCGGGTCTTGGCATGATGCTCGAAGAGCTTGGTCGCGACGATGATGCGCTCGAAATCTACCGGGCGGCTCGTGCGATTCACCCGCATCTGCCCAATGTCATCGAAGCCATCCAGCGGCTGGAACGCAAGACGGCGGGAACGGAACTCTAG
- a CDS encoding SCP2 sterol-binding domain-containing protein, protein MSDVVNAAVAALNEKLPGGFSGTAKFVIEGEGALMVDGSGVRAGDEEADVTLTSDRETFEGILSGDVNPTAAFMQGKLAVDGDMGLAMQLGAALG, encoded by the coding sequence ATGAGCGATGTTGTGAATGCGGCCGTGGCCGCGCTTAACGAGAAACTCCCCGGCGGGTTCTCCGGCACGGCAAAGTTTGTGATCGAGGGCGAAGGCGCGCTGATGGTCGACGGGTCGGGCGTCCGAGCGGGTGACGAAGAGGCGGATGTCACTCTGACCTCCGACCGCGAGACTTTTGAAGGCATTCTGTCGGGCGATGTGAACCCGACCGCGGCATTCATGCAGGGCAAGCTAGCCGTCGACGGCGACATGGGGCTCGCCATGCAACTCGGGGCCGCGCTCGGCTGA
- a CDS encoding alpha/beta fold hydrolase, with amino-acid sequence MEPAPFYSDVAEAPEGETCVWLGASDGVRIRAAHWRGGIKGTVLLFSGRTEYVEKYGPAAGEFAARGYAMATFDWRGQGIADRLIDERAPGHVGRFSDYQLDVQAFMSFVRAEKLPEPYFLIGHSMGGCIGLRAIYEGLPVRAVTFSAPMWGIKMPPLLKPVGWVLSHVAPLVGQGHKLVPTTSPLTYVLEAPFEGNFLTRDQAMFDFMQRQLTKHPDLAIGGPTLQWLGEALRETRALRKLPSPDLPCLTVLGAEERIVNAEAIHDRMGRWPGSEFDLVGSSEHELMMECPETRAKFYDRATELFDANRD; translated from the coding sequence ATGGAACCTGCCCCGTTCTACTCCGACGTGGCCGAGGCCCCGGAAGGTGAGACATGCGTCTGGCTCGGGGCCTCTGATGGCGTGCGCATCCGCGCGGCCCATTGGCGCGGCGGAATCAAGGGAACCGTGCTACTTTTTTCCGGGCGCACCGAGTATGTCGAGAAGTACGGTCCCGCGGCGGGGGAATTCGCCGCGCGGGGGTACGCAATGGCGACATTCGACTGGCGCGGCCAGGGGATCGCCGACCGCCTCATCGACGAACGCGCGCCGGGTCACGTCGGGCGCTTCAGCGACTACCAGCTTGATGTTCAGGCCTTCATGTCGTTCGTGCGGGCCGAAAAACTACCCGAACCCTACTTTCTGATCGGCCATTCCATGGGAGGCTGCATCGGGCTCAGGGCGATCTACGAGGGACTGCCTGTGCGGGCTGTCACGTTTTCGGCGCCGATGTGGGGCATCAAGATGCCGCCGCTTCTCAAGCCGGTGGGATGGGTGCTGTCGCATGTCGCGCCGCTCGTCGGGCAGGGCCACAAGCTGGTGCCGACGACCTCGCCCCTGACCTATGTGCTCGAAGCGCCGTTCGAGGGCAACTTCCTCACGCGCGACCAGGCGATGTTCGATTTCATGCAGCGCCAGTTGACGAAGCATCCCGACCTCGCCATCGGCGGGCCGACACTGCAGTGGCTGGGCGAGGCACTGCGCGAGACGCGTGCGCTGCGCAAGCTCCCCTCGCCCGACCTGCCCTGCCTCACGGTGCTCGGTGCCGAGGAGCGCATCGTCAACGCCGAAGCGATCCACGACAGGATGGGCCGCTGGCCGGGTTCGGAATTCGATCTGGTGGGCAGCTCCGAGCACGAGCTGATGATGGAATGTCCCGAGACACGGGCCAAGTTCTACGACCGCGCTACGGAGCTTTTCGACGCGAACCGCGATTAG